The genomic DNA GGGAAACCGGACAACCGTGTGACACTCGACGAGCTGCTCGTGCATCTACACGCCATTACGGCGTCAGTCACGATTCCCGTGAATGCAGATTTCGAAGGCGGCTTCGCGATCGAACCCGCAAGCGTGGCGGCAAACGTATCGCGCGCAATCACCACCGGCATCGCCGGACTTTCCATTGAGGACTCCACCGGCAACGCCGCGCGCCCGCTGTTCGACTTCGCACTGTCGGTGGAGCGCATTCGCGCGGCGCGGTCGGCCATCGACGACAGTGGCACTGGCGTACT from Gemmatimonadaceae bacterium includes the following:
- a CDS encoding isocitrate lyase/phosphoenolpyruvate mutase family protein, whose translation is MNPDLLLRVADLRREFRQLHESGCFVMPNPWDCGSARLLEGLGFKALATTSAGFAWSLGKPDNRVTLDELLVHLHAITASVTIPVNADFEGGFAIEPASVAANVSRAITTGIAGLSIEDSTGNAARPLFDFALSVERIRAARSAIDDSGTGVL